The stretch of DNA GGTTCATACCAGGAGACGATGAGAGGGCCCGTTTAAAGCCTTGCAAATCAGGATCAGCTGGCCGCTTAATTAACTTGTAAATTAATGCACCATGCTGTGCAAATTGGAGGGTGATAAATATTCATGTCGTTACCTAAGAAAAGGGCAAGGACGTATCACAGACACAAGCAAATTGGGTTTGTAAGCAGCCCAGTTTATGGGGACAATCGCCCACCTTATTGGTATAGACGGTTGATTTGCATTTCTTATGCTTCCTGGGTGATGCAAAAAGCAAGAGTCACTGCCCCCAGTATCAGGTCACGGTATTATACGAGGCAAGCTGTTATGGACTTTAAATGCGTCTCCCAGGGACAGCATGCGTGTCATTTATCAGAGGTTTAAGATATTGTAGGTAGTGTAAATGTTACATAAAGCACCACATTCTGAATATAGTCATTCTGCAGCAGGTGTTTGTCATCAGAGGCTGTGGAAGTTCAGatccaagccccccccccccccccccccccccccgccccccgccccccctccctccctcccccatctgTCACGTGGGAAACCTAATATCAACAGAGAGGGAACCCTCCTCATCCTACAGGGAGATATCTGAGCCGAGGAGCTTTAGGCAGCCAGTGTTACATCTATTTATATCGAAATGCCTTCATTGCACTTTAGGCAAGGCAGAGGTAAACACAGTGGCTCAaattgttaaaagaaaaaaaacgcaaaGAGCATGAAATCTACTCATTACCGGCCGTGGACACAAATCTGAAAGAGAAAGGTTAAGTGAAGGACAGGTCACAAGAGGTCGTTGTCTGATTTGATTCTGTTCTCATGCTGGCAAAAGTCAAATCATTGCTTCAGTTGCCATAATTGACCTGCAGAGGTCACGGTAATCGACCTTGCTGCTGAGAACAGGGTGGTTTGATGCTGAGCCAGCACTGTGGGATCTAAAGGAAAATGGAGATATAAAgtggggcgtgtgtgtgtgcgtgtgtgtgaaaggtGTCGGTATAGTTTTCATTATCATGGGGACATGACACTATTAATAAGTGGCACCGCAGTGTTGTGACTGATTATTGACAGATAATGTGCTTTGCAGTGTATATGAATCATCATTTAATCACAGCTCATGATTCAGTGTGATTCCAATGGCACCGTCTCCATGTAGATCGTGTCTCCATGTCACACTGAAGGCCTCTGTGGGCAGGAAGAGGTGACCTCATTCCCCCAGGAAGTAGAAGGCTATTGGCTGAGAGCTACACGCTCACATCACCACTGCACCACACAGCTGATTCCCGCATTTCATCATTACGCACGTTGAGATCAGGAGAACGTTTGCGtcatcatgttgttgtttttttatataaaaatctGTGGGTCATTCCTCTGTTTCCCTGAAAGTGGTCTGTTGTGTTCTAGCCTACGCGTGAACCTGTAACCGTAAACATTATGAGCACATCATGCTGGATTATGAGCGTCATTGGAAACGGACGTTGGTTGAGTTTCCTGCAGGGAGCCCAAGACAACACATGAATTACGCAGTAGGGGACTGCGGTGCGCAATAAATCACACACGTTACATCAGCTCTTCCTCGATTATTGTGCTTGTTATAAACTGGTGATGTATTCTTGCTGTGCGACGTACCGGCAATGTTACATTCCCGTCACGGGGCTGCAGTCTCGACTAGCTGATGCtcgtttaataataataataataataataataataataataataatgataatgcattttctttttaaagcacagTGCTACAGAGACAGTAGATAGTTAAAACAAactaatagaaaataaactagCTGGCAGTGATTTACCAGTTGAGGAGCACTGGAAGGACTCCCTATACAGACATGTGACATATCGTCAAAAGggtgtgaaaaacaacaatatacaacaataacTAATTACACCcggtgtaaaaataaaagacgATATATGTAATACATAACCTGCAAAAGCACATTACAATGAATCATCATGCTTCGCTCATTTACTGTGTGCATATAAtactcataatatatatatatatatatatatatatatatatatatatatatatatatatatatattcaggttACTATTTATTCTAATATGTTTTGTAATCCACCTCAAATCGGTGACGCAAAACATTTTATGCCAGGAACATTTCGTTTGGGATATTTAGATTGGCAAAAATCTCAGTAGTCAAATGTTGGATCACAGGACCAGAGCTGCTATAAATACAGCGCTGGCTGACGACGCTGAAATGAGTCGGAAGAGGGCAGAGTGATAGTAGGAGGGCtttttccgtctctctctctctctctcactccggCATTCACCTTGTTTCCACCAATAAGCCCAATGAGCCGAGTGGGCCCCGCCCACTGTCGGTGTGTGtagtttttcctcctccttccccgtttttttttcttttttcttcctccttttacAACAGGACTGGATGTGTAGATCGTCACATGTTGTttcccccctctttcctccgGACACGAGCAGACATGTGCTATTTATTTCTCAGCTGTGGGGAGAAGAAGACGAACGCTCGCGCAGCTCGCGCTCTGGAAATAGAggattaaaacataaaaagcgCGTcgtttcttttaatttgtccCCCCTTTTCTTGTTGCAAActcgaggagagagagagaggaagaggaaggaagcatTGTGTCGGGGAGAAGCGAAAGGACACGAGAATGGCGAGTCCGCCACACACGGGAGAGCCGCCTTTATTACCCGGTAACACCAACGTAAACAACGCGATTAAGAAATGCGGATATCTAAAGAAGCAGAAACACGGACACAAGCGCTTTTTCATCCTCAAGGAGCCGAGCGAAGGGCTCCCTGCCCGGCTGGAGTACTACGAGAGCGAGAAGAAATGGAGAAACAAATCGGCCCCGAAGAGGGTGATTCCTCTGGACTGCTGTCTCAACATCAACAAGAGAGCGGACGCGAAGCACAAATATCTCATCGCTCTTTACACCAAGGACGAGTACTTCGCCGTGGCGGCGGAGAgcgagcaggagcaggagagcTGGCACCGGGTGCTCACGGATTTAATGGCCGAGGGGAAAGTGTACGACGGCTCCGCGGCGTCCAACTCCGCGTCCTCGCTGGTCGGCTTCGACGAGGCGAGCTACGGGGTGATCACGCCGGTCGCCGCCGCCTACAAAGAAATGTGGCAAGTCAACCTGAAATCCAAAGGCTTGGGCCAGAGCAGGCATCTGATCGGGGTGTACAGGCTCTGCCTCTCCAGCCGCACGATCAGCTTCGTGAAGCTGAACTCGGAGGTCGCCTCCGTCATTTTACAGCTGATGAATATCCGGAGGTGCGGCCATTCGGACAGCTTTTTCTTCATCGAGGTTGGCCGATCCGCAGCCACGGGTCCCGGGGAGTTTTGGATGCAGGCTGACGACTCCGTGGTGGCGCAAAACATCCACGAAACTATCTTGGAGGCGATGAAAGCCATGAAGGAGCTGTCGGAGTTCCGTCCGCGCAGCAAAAGCCAGTCGTCTGGGACGAACCCCATCTCCGTTCCCACGCGGAGGCACCTGAACAATCTCCCCCCCAGCCAGACCGGGCTCCCCCGGCGGTCGCGCACCGACAGCATGGCCATGACTTCTCCTGTGAGCAAATTTTCCTCCTGTCGAATACGCACGGCCAGCGAGGGCGATGGCACCATGGCACGCCCCATGTCGGTGACTGGAAGCCCCCTAAGCCCAGGGGTCCACCGGACCCTCCTGACCAGATCTCACACCATTTCAATGCGCCCTTGTCGGACATTTGAATCCTCTTCCCTCCAGCACAGTAAGTCCATGTCTATGCCCCTATCTCCTACCCCACCCCTGACCACCCCTAGCCTGGGCAATCTCTCTTCCTGCCAAGACAGCGGTGCGCCTCGGCCCTCCAGCTGCAGTGCCTCCTTCTCAGGCTCCCCCAGTGATGCAGGCTTCATATCGTGTGAGGAGTACGGCTCCAGCCCCGCAGACGCGCGGGACCCGAGGTTACTGCTCACCTTACGCAGCAACACTCCCGAGTCCCTCAAAGCTGACACTCCGCCCTCCCGGGACGGCAGTGAGCTTGAGGGCTACATGGTGATGGAGCGGCAGAATGGTTACCGCCGGTTATCAGAGCTGGACAAGGTTTACCGAAAGCGAACATACTCCCTTACTACCCCCCGCCAGCAAAGAGGTCCCCCCCAAGTATCTTCAGCCTCTCTCGATGAGTACACTCTCATGAGGGCCACTTACAACAGTGGAATCCAGTCTTCTCGGAGGTGTCACACCGCCTCCCCTAAAGGCATGTATCCTGAGGATTACAGGGATGTTCAGATCAGCGTTAGCGGTCTCCAAGGTGACAGTGGCTATATGCCCATGATGCCAGGTATGTCACCACAGACACCGTGGTCCAAGCACGACCTCTATATGCCCATGAGCCCCATGTGTGTTTCTGCGCCGAAGCAGATCATCAACCCCCGTTCACACTCTTCAGCGGGGCTGGCCCCACACACCGACTCCCCCGGGAGTGTTTCTCTGGAGGACAGTGGCTATATGCGGATGTGGTGTGGAACCAAGATGTCGGTGGAGAGCGCTGATGGAAAGCTCACCAATGGAGAGTACTTGAACATGTCTCCCGTTGACCCCCTGGTGTCTCTCACACCCCCAGACTACATTCTCAGTCCTCCAGGCGGAGAtctccacccccacccacatCACAAACAGCCTTATTCTTACAGCTCTTTACCACGCTCACTTAAAGGCCAGTTGCAGCGCAATGGGTCCACAGACAAAGACCAGTATGTGGTGATGTGTTTACAGAGACAACGGATAGAAGAGGAGTCCAACTATTGTCCTGTCACTCCAGGAGGCTCTCCGGGGGCACCAAGCACCCCCGCTCCTGCCCCATCTCCTCTCAGAGTGGCTCGGGTAGATGGAGGTCTGGTACACCGGAGCCGGGTGTGTCGGCCCACCCGCCTGGCTCTGGAATCCCTCAGAACACTACCATGTATGAGCGAACACCCGCTTCCCTCAGAGCCACGCAGCCCTGGAGAGTACATAAACATAGACTATAGTAGTGCTGCTTCCAACCTGCTTGCATCTACAGTGTCAGCAAGTTTGGAGTCCTCTGTGAGTTTAATGTGTGCAGAGAGGGGATCGCTTCCACTCTCAGACTATGCTAATATTGACGTCAGTTCCCCGGGTCACCTTGGTTCACAACAACCCAAGGGTTCCCCCCCTCCAGGGTGCCTAAACCACACGCCTGAAGTCTTGATGTGCCCTAATCTGGTGAACGCccaaggagaagagaaaaaaagcacagagagACCGGCCGAGGAGAGGGGGATGGTAGAGGAATATCCTCTCCAACAGCAGGTGAGCCTGGTGTGTCAGTCTGCTCCAGTCAAGGATGACTACACTGAGATGACTTTCAGTCCTGCTGCCCCTCTACCTGCTCTCTGCATCACTGATGATGCTCCCCTCCCCACCAGCCCCACTGCCTGTGTCCAGAGACTCAGCCTCGAGAGCGGCATTGTGAACGGGGTGCCCTCCGTGAAAGGGGACTCATTTCTCCTGGGGGGTCCTTCGTTATCGCTCACCCTTGTGGATCCACACGGAGGGGCCAAAGTAATCCGGGCTGACCCTCAGGGGCGTCGGCGGCACAGTTCTGagaccttctcctccaccaccactgtCACACCAGTGTGCCCATCCTTTGCTCATGACACCAAACGGCACAACTCTGCCTCTGTGGAGAATGTATCCCACGCGGTTTGCAGCTCTGAGGGTTCAGACGAGGACTACGGCAGCAACAGCCCCATGTGCAGGGAGATGTCAGCCGGTTATCAAAATGGACTGAACTACATTGCCTTAAACTTGATGGAGGGAAACCTTGGAGGATGCAGGTTAGGAGGCTGTGATGGACTCTTGAGTTTCAAGACGACGGCCTGTGGCTGCAAGGGGGGCATGAATGGTTTCAACACGAGCCCCTACGCCAGCATGGGATTCAAGGAGACAGCCACTGCTGTGAAAGGTGAGTGTTTCCATATCTGCCACAccaattcattcattcagtaaGCCTTCATTCATGAAGGGAGTGGTGTCGAGGCTTAGGAGTAGGATAGAGCTCCGCCTCGGGGCTACTCTTCTCTGCAGAGATAGGCTCCTCGTTGCTAAGCAGCACTTCTGAGCTAATTTCCATTTCAAGTTGAGAATAATGgttatttttttcagaacaTACTGCAAAAACCCagctttatttgtgtttatagtGTAGCCCATATTCATCGCACTGACTGGATTCAACCCACTGactacatacaaatacattaagCCAACATACAGTGTTGTATTTCTGGATATCTCTAGGCTATTTGAACATTGCCCTTTTTATATTCGCCTAATCATCACACTTCTTACTGCTGTTCAACTATCCCTGTTTACATACACGCTGTGTGCATAATTCATTCAGTCTGAAAGGCTACGAGAGGAAATAAAGTAGTTGTGAGCATTGCTGTTGGGTGTAGACTGCGATGTTTAGATAGGATTAGTCTCTTATTCGTCACACCCATGACACATTGACGAATCTTGAGGCTGTTCGCATGGTCTTTGATCCGCGTCAACCTGCATGGATATTGGGAAATATTGCTTTCCAAATAAAAGCTGATCTCGTTCAAGAGAAACGGCACCTGTATTTCAATTCACTTGACTTgaatggattttattttgtaaccattttattttgaaagctaTGGCCGGACTTGTTACACTTTATCTTGGCTCGcttgatgctgctgctgttgtatgtatgtgtgtgtgtgtgtgtgtgtgtgtgtttgtgtgaatggtCTGCTCTGGTCTCCCCCCTCAGTGACGCAGTTTTATTCCACGTCCACTAGTCTGATCCAGTGACGCATGCAACACTGCACATGATGCGCACATGGGAGTAGCTAAAACCGTCAGAGAATAAGACTACgtctttatttgtcattttataaCCGTGAATTGCAGTTTTTATGTCCGAATAAGCAACCGTTGTTGCCTTTCCCATCATTTTGCCAGCGTGGCTTTTCAGGCATCTCTAGATGGTAGGGATTATTTTCCGGGGCATGTCTGTTCGAACAGAAAATACACAGGGATCATCGTGAGTCAGAAGGGCAGTGTTCCCGATGGGGAAACACAAGAGTTTAATTGCTGTTTGTGGTTTCACAACCAAGTCGTCCCGCTTTGTCTCCCGTTGGCTCTCATGCTGCCAGCATGGGGCTTGGTGCAAGTCATCGTGTTACCCAGAAAAACAAGTGAGTCAGTTGTTTATCAATTGTCAGGTACTGGGTTTCAGGACTGGAATGTGAGCAGTGTGCAAAGGTTGCTGGGAGAGGTGAATGCTGCCTTGTTTTTCTAACCTGGTGGGATGGACTcagagaggagggtgggggttTAGAGgattcgttcttttttttttcctaccgTGAGCAACTTCACAAAACACccagaagaaaacattttacacaGGAAAAGGGCACTCACTAATGTTTTGTATAAACACATATGACGGGTACCTGACTGTGAACCCTCACACTTATTGACCAATCACTTCACCGGGTCCAGTTACAGGGCTCAAATATTGAATCTTTGCACCACAATGGAGACGTTTCTCCAAGGTTACGGGAGCGttagggaggaggaaagagggagccGAGGAACAATGGTGAAAGATGcatgacttgttttgtttttcatgtacAACAGAGTAGACAATTGAGCTGtcgggagggggaggagtaagaaggaaaggaagaaaagaaacgcAGAGAGCGATAAAGATCAGTGTCTTTCCGGTAAGAGTTGGCCGTTGCTACTGCATTTCGGGTTACATAAGCCCTAACTAATAAACAAACATCCTTGTGAATTCAAGTCAATGGCTCTGCTCTTTGATCAAGGATGTGACCAATGTGGCATGTCATTGATActctcacacaaaacacacttctGTTGCTCGTGTGCGAGAGGGAAAAAGAGGGCATGACTGTTTACTACAGGGTGGCAGGCTCTACCACATTCTCTCTTTACCACTGACTGAACTAGTTACATCCGGTGCATCAATTTGAAACGGGAACAGCAGGAAGTCAAATCCATTGTTTGAAGTTATCGCGGAGAGATGGAATAGTTGAGTCCGTTAGTGGAGAGGTTACACTGTTGTTTGGGTTTTGGCCCTGACATGACTGGCTGGGAGAGGGGAGGCATTggggccagagaggagggggctgtTTAGCTTTCAGTGCACGCCTTCTGGCCCCATCGACAATGTCAGTTACTTGACCTTTGAActagtgtatgtgtgagggACTCtgagcgggggtgggggggttattGCCATCAGGACaataaggaaaaaaacaaaccaggAGGCGTGtgtacaatttttttaaatttttatacAACTTCTTACTCCCATTCTCTGGCTGTCCTCATCGCACCTCTCCTTTTTTAGAGTAGATCTCTCACAACACTTCTCTTTTCTCCATTAAAGCCGCTTAATCGTCCTCCTATCGCCTGCTTCTCCCACTTCGGTCCTCCTCTGTCTAATGTATCGCTCTCTGGCTTCGCGGtgcagacgggggggggggaggagaagacTCACACTCTCCATGCCTTTCATTTGTGGGTCCAGGCTGcctcaccaccaccaacaccacccgaacacacacacgcactcattCCCACTTTGTCTGtgcgtcttcttcttcttcttcttcttctgtgtgcgCACATTTGCACAGCCATCAGCAGATGGTGgaaggagggtgtgtgtgtgtgtgtgggggggggggggggtcaggggttTTGCACCTGCCCTCCCAAGCAGTGCTCACTGGTTATCAGGCCCTTCAGAGGAGAGTGACAATACGCTAATGACTGGCCACCAtctgccacaacaacaacagggagAAGGTGGGGGTGTGGCAAGGCATTTTCAAGAAGCCacacccccctcccacacacacacacacacacacacacacacacaccttctctaCACTTGTGTTTTTCCCGTTGTTATCTGACCTCAGTGTACGTTGGCTTTTCACACTAGAGGCCATAGAGGGCTGTCTAACGATGCATTACATAATTAGCTAATCATATCTGATCAGAGCCAGTAACAAGACTCTCACTCCTCTTGCTGCTTGGTTTAACTCGCACTGCCAACAACAATGACATCCACTCTATATCCATATTCCAACTAGAAGGAGcttatttctctttttgatGACTGATttatcgtttaaaaaaaaactaaactgttgGATTGATGAAGCAATTATAGTCAAATAATACTAATAGTTGCAGCCCTTGAAATGTCTTTTGTTGTGAATCAGGAGCTGGCtgataaacaataaaaacaatgtatgcAAGAAGGAACCATAGagatatacagtgtgtgtgtgtgtgtgtgtatatatattcacgTTTTGATATTTGACAGAAAAGCACATGAATACGAGAGTTTGGGGACGAATCATCACAATATGAACTGTAGAAAGTACATTTCTTTAGTTGAATAATACGGTTAGGTTTTAGTTGTGCGGTGCATGAGCCTATTTTAAGCCTATTTTAAGCCTAGAACAATTACCTTGATTATGTGATTACATACTTCATTTTCAGGAACATTCAGTCTTTGTCCTCACCTGTTTTGTACACCCCTCCCCCAccggtacacacacaaacaaagcacTCCTGGCCGTCTGATACATAACTCTTTGAGTAAAGTAGGGCGGGATGTTCCAGTCCTagatgagggaaaaaaaaaaagtcaaacatccATATCCTCAATTTAGCTTGGAGTTAAGAAGGATTACATTCACTTCAGGATTAGACATTGTTGAGTGGCTTGTTTTGTCGAGATGGCTGAGGAAGAGAtggagcgtctgtgtgtgataTGAGTGCACGTGTCATATATTACTTGCACATAACGGGTCTTATGGCTTCAGGACGATTTAAGATTAGCTCTCAACTgggaggatttgctgcttttcttgctcatgatgatatatatttttttttaccctgttGGTCAGattcaacaaaacatttcaattcAACAACTTTGCCTCCTGATAACTCAGATTTTATTCTGAGGGGGAAAAAGCCACGCTATCATTGCAAAACGGTTTAAAGACGAGATGGGAATGAAATGATTGTCTGGAAAGAGCCAGCAGGATAACAGAGTCAacagtggttgttgttgttttgctggtTCAATCAAAGGTGTGGGAGGTCAGAGGTGAAGAGTCCAGTGTTGGTTCCTAGGAGCACTATCAGGGAGGAGCCAGCGGGGCAGgaatgtaaacaaagcacaccTGAGCCTGCTGATCTGCAGGAAGAAACCCGCTCGCAACATCCGTTTTGTGGCTTGCAGAAGCTCATTTTCTCGCGTACCTCACAAAGCTCTTTTGTTGCTGTTCAGAAATACAGTTGGAGAAGTTTCCACATAAGCTCATTAATTTATAACACGGAACTACTCGAGCAGGTGATGCGTCAGCAGACATGGGGGCGTGTTTACGCAGAGAggctgctagtgtgtgtgtgtttttcctaaTCCTCAATGGAGCATGTCTAAATTTAGCCTGCGAgatctaaataaataatgaacagAGCTTGAttgtggaggggaggggtgtgtgcatgtgctccAAAAAGAGGAGGCGCTAGGAGCCTTTTGGGTTCATTTCCCCCACTGGACAAATGCTTCCTTCTATCAACCCCACCCCCAAATCTCTCAGCTCGCCCACAGTTTTCTCCAATCAGCATGTGTTTgaatagcagtgtgtgtgtgtgtgtgtgtgtgtgtggtgagccTCCATAGCGGCACATTGTCTTGTTGCACTATTGGGTGTTCGTACAATAATAATGCTAAAGTTATATGTACATGGCTACACCTGGTTGCTATTCTAAGCCGTTGGTGATTCAATTCTCCTTCCCGGCACATCGGAGTGATTATCACTCAAGTGTCTTCCTCTCTAGGCCGATGCCCGGCCCAACCCccccagaaacacacacacacacacacacacacacacacacacacacacacacacacacacacacacacacagattgttaTGGACCAGCGGTCCCATGATCTCACTGCATTCCCAGTCCTCTCTGTCAGGTTGATTCTGTTACTGTGGTTTTTCCAACCCCGgtgttttctattttcttctgCCCAATGGAGAGACGACTAAGAGAGGCTAAGCCGGCACAGGTAGCCTCAGGAGGAAAGTCAGCTATTTCATCTTTCAAATGAACTCAGTTGTTCCATATTTTTGCACGTCAGACATCCCGAGGATCTGTGGAAACGCACCATCCTattcagatttttatttattttttcccactgTGATGTTTTGGACATCAGTAAGTGTCGTGTCAAGTGTCTATAAAGCCTAAGTGTTGACATCAGCCTCGGATTTTCCTTTACAGCATGTATGTATAGGCCAAAGACAAagaacagatgtgtgtgtgtgtgtgtgtttatggagggAGTAGTTGAGGAGGGGGTAATAGTGAGGACTCTGAATGAAAGGTTTGTTTTAGAGAATGACCATCACATCCAGCTTTGTGAAAACAGCTCTTGTTCGTGGCTGGGGAAAAGGGAGAGGAGACGGCAAATGAGGGAAGAAAtgaagccgtgtgtgtgtgtgtgtgtgtgcgtcagcgTCAGCGTCAGCCAAGGCTTCCGCTCTCATTTGATAGCTCTGCATGCAAATGAAACCTCACAAACAAGTCCACCGGGGCAAGGGTCGGCACAGCTTTCCACTGGGAGAAATGTGACGCTGAAGACCCGGAGTTTATCGCATGTGAGAACCTGgcattcttttgtttatttgactTCAGTAGGTATGCAATCAAGAACacctgtgtggttgtgtgtgtgtgtgtgtgtgtaagagagagtgTTTGTcggtgtgtgtgggagtgttgTTGCTGTATCTTTTGCCGTCATTGGAGACTGCCCTGTGTCAGCTGCACAGTGCTAAATGCCACTCTGTTTTTCCCTTGCCCTGAAAGCACCTGCCACTTCAGTGTCTACCAGCTgagggatacacacacacacacacacacacacacacacacacacacacacacacacacacacacacacacacacacacacacacacacacacacacacacacacacacacacacacacacacaaaggcaagcTGCTTGAAGAGCACTTTTTCCTTACTTGGTAACAGAGTGGGGGTGAACTCTCCCTCCCCCACTGTCTCAACTGCTCCATAATAaatcacatatactgtatgtacacacacttaactttaaccctacatttttttttattcagttagATTAAACTTCATGTCTGTAAATCACATGACAAGAAACTCACGTGTGTTTcttcctccttgttcttctttcaGAATGAAGGctacccctctcctccctttctttccaGCGAACGTAGGATTTCACTGCAGTCGAGAGACGAGGTTGCCACAGCGACAGCTGGACCGTGCGTTGCAGTCGATGGATGTCCTTTGACCTCTTTGCCGCCTTTGAGGGTCACGGGGAAGgccatcaccatggcaacacgGACACTTGACCCTTGCCCCACATTTTTCCTCCGCTTTTCTCGGCACCAAAACATTCAGGCCCTAATGCTGGTGTGGTACTAGATTACTTAACAAATAACAATAACTTAAACGGACTATTAACTCTAGATAGGTTACTATTTATCTCTGTGCATAGGCCTGCTAAATTATTCTGCAGTATAATGTTATTTTACTTATTTCTATTGTTATTATGACCATTCATACACTTTCAACTGGTCTTTTGGCTTCAACCAATAGTTACCAGATCCTTCACCTGAAAACCTGTGAACCAAACCTAGAGAGcaaagtgtgcacacacacacatacacgcaaaAGAAAAACTTCATGCATACAGGTTacatataattatttatttatttatcatgtatgtatgcatttaatgaagtgtgtgtgtgtgtgcacgtgtgtgtgtgtgtgtgagaatttTATACAGATTGTACTGCAAAAATAACTGGCATTTATGAACATATTTAATAATCAAAGTTAACATTTTgctaacaaataaaataaaatacctcaGCAAAACCCAGGTTGGTACAAATTCACACAATAGAAATctatgaaatatttattttcagaggtgaatgttttttgttgttgtttttttttttaaatcaccaatCCAAAGCCTTACTCAAGCCATCAGCCCCAATCTGATGGACCTTTTTAAGTTTGGACCTATAAACACGCAGTATATCAAAGATTGAACCGATCATCTTATAGACTGAATGTTCATTAGAGCCGAATGAGAGACAGCCTCTCTGAGATTAGGTTCTTCCTCTCCCCATCTAACATTTATGACAGGATTATGTATTAAAGATCCAgagtaatatatttattaatatgccTGAAATGGAGGATTCCTACACTAACAAGAGTATCGGAGGACTTTAGAGGAATACTTGACATTGCATTAAACCCCCCCAGATGCATGCAGGTGTCACATATCCAAACATTGCAGCATGAACCAGGTCCAACTCGACCTGCCCACCAGATCTGTGGCCTGTCTGAGCCCCAAGTCTCGGCACCTTTTTATACACTTTACCTACTCAGCCACTGTTCACCTGTGATATCCTGCACACCCACACGCCCTGCAGGAAGTTATGACCTG from Cyclopterus lumpus isolate fCycLum1 chromosome 21, fCycLum1.pri, whole genome shotgun sequence encodes:
- the irs2b gene encoding insulin receptor substrate 2; protein product: MASPPHTGEPPLLPGNTNVNNAIKKCGYLKKQKHGHKRFFILKEPSEGLPARLEYYESEKKWRNKSAPKRVIPLDCCLNINKRADAKHKYLIALYTKDEYFAVAAESEQEQESWHRVLTDLMAEGKVYDGSAASNSASSLVGFDEASYGVITPVAAAYKEMWQVNLKSKGLGQSRHLIGVYRLCLSSRTISFVKLNSEVASVILQLMNIRRCGHSDSFFFIEVGRSAATGPGEFWMQADDSVVAQNIHETILEAMKAMKELSEFRPRSKSQSSGTNPISVPTRRHLNNLPPSQTGLPRRSRTDSMAMTSPVSKFSSCRIRTASEGDGTMARPMSVTGSPLSPGVHRTLLTRSHTISMRPCRTFESSSLQHSKSMSMPLSPTPPLTTPSLGNLSSCQDSGAPRPSSCSASFSGSPSDAGFISCEEYGSSPADARDPRLLLTLRSNTPESLKADTPPSRDGSELEGYMVMERQNGYRRLSELDKVYRKRTYSLTTPRQQRGPPQVSSASLDEYTLMRATYNSGIQSSRRCHTASPKGMYPEDYRDVQISVSGLQGDSGYMPMMPGMSPQTPWSKHDLYMPMSPMCVSAPKQIINPRSHSSAGLAPHTDSPGSVSLEDSGYMRMWCGTKMSVESADGKLTNGEYLNMSPVDPLVSLTPPDYILSPPGGDLHPHPHHKQPYSYSSLPRSLKGQLQRNGSTDKDQYVVMCLQRQRIEEESNYCPVTPGGSPGAPSTPAPAPSPLRVARVDGGLVHRSRVCRPTRLALESLRTLPCMSEHPLPSEPRSPGEYINIDYSSAASNLLASTVSASLESSVSLMCAERGSLPLSDYANIDVSSPGHLGSQQPKGSPPPGCLNHTPEVLMCPNLVNAQGEEKKSTERPAEERGMVEEYPLQQQVSLVCQSAPVKDDYTEMTFSPAAPLPALCITDDAPLPTSPTACVQRLSLESGIVNGVPSVKGDSFLLGGPSLSLTLVDPHGGAKVIRADPQGRRRHSSETFSSTTTVTPVCPSFAHDTKRHNSASVENVSHAVCSSEGSDEDYGSNSPMCREMSAGYQNGLNYIALNLMEGNLGGCRLGGCDGLLSFKTTACGCKGGMNGFNTSPYASMGFKETATAVKE